A window of Candidatus Hydrogenedentota bacterium contains these coding sequences:
- a CDS encoding AEC family transporter, protein MTLSLFLIVACVCLMMAPGYAAMRRAWMGPEGITSLSRLMINVIYPCLIFTSITENFTWGGLLRAWPLPAATAIIMLAGYAVGRLICWRLRFPSEAHRRAFLFQSTVNNYSFFPMGLVLQLYGQDGVAALIFSTLGAEAVMWILGVMTLSGARPGKAALKHLVSPALIALYASLACLGLSQAAGLDPTVFARRGTALGTLHGTAKAIGACTVPVAMIIGGARIALLVPDDLRNGYVWLISLLRLLGIPVLAVLALSVLPLEPMHAAVMTIVAVMPVSIASLMFSEVYGGDKALMGGSVLLTHLLALATVPLLLGALL, encoded by the coding sequence CGAAGGAATCACTTCGCTCTCGCGGCTCATGATCAATGTTATCTATCCCTGCCTCATCTTCACGTCGATCACCGAGAACTTTACGTGGGGCGGACTGCTTCGGGCTTGGCCGCTTCCTGCTGCGACGGCGATCATCATGCTGGCCGGTTATGCGGTGGGACGGCTGATCTGCTGGCGGCTGCGTTTCCCCAGCGAGGCGCACCGCCGCGCATTTCTCTTTCAGAGCACCGTCAACAACTACTCGTTCTTTCCGATGGGCCTGGTGCTGCAGCTGTACGGCCAGGACGGGGTCGCCGCGCTCATCTTCTCGACGCTGGGCGCGGAAGCGGTCATGTGGATTCTCGGCGTGATGACGCTGAGTGGCGCGCGGCCCGGCAAGGCGGCGTTGAAGCATCTGGTCAGCCCCGCGTTGATTGCACTGTACGCCTCGCTCGCGTGTCTGGGGCTTTCCCAGGCGGCCGGCCTGGACCCAACTGTGTTTGCGCGGCGCGGCACGGCCTTGGGGACACTCCACGGGACCGCGAAGGCGATTGGCGCGTGCACGGTGCCCGTGGCGATGATCATCGGCGGCGCGCGCATCGCGTTGCTGGTGCCGGACGACCTGCGCAACGGTTACGTCTGGCTGATCAGCCTGTTACGGCTCTTGGGCATTCCCGTGCTGGCCGTCCTGGCGCTGAGCGTGCTCCCGCTCGAGCCCATGCACGCGGCGGTCATGACGATCGTTGCGGTCATGCCCGTCTCGATCGCGAGCCTCATGTTCAGCGAAGTCTATGGCGGCGACAAGGCGCTCATGGGCGGCAGCGTGCTGCTCACGCACCTGCTCGCCCTGGCGACCGTCCCGCTGCTCCTCGGCGCGCTGCTCTGA